TTGACCTATTTTCAATAACTTAGAACATCGGTTTCTTGGCAATTACAGTCATTATATCTTCTACCCTGAACGATCGTTTTGGCGGAGAAGCGGCCTGATAAATTTCACGAAACATGGTTGCAAAGCAGTCTAGACCTAGAGATATGTTCAAATTTAAATTAGTCATGACTTTTACTCAAAGCTGATATTACGGATATGAAATTTAACGATTTATAAGTGTCGATATTGTGCGGTTAAGCTATTGTCTGTTACTTGTAGTTCATGGACGCAACTATTCTTATGACCATTCGATAATTAATACTTAGCAGATATTGAGACTTACTATCCCAAGCCTTTCTTTATAACGTATTGAAAAGGCATTTCTTTAATTTGTTGTTCAATAAGTTCATGCTCCATAAATCGACAAAAACTGGGAATGTCACGAGCAGTAGAGGGGTCATCTGCACTGACCAATAGTGTCTCACCGTTTGCCATTTTACGAATTGTCAGGCGCAGCATCATTACGGGTTCAGGGCAGCGAAGCCCAATCGCATCTAATTGTTGGTCGGTGTTAGAAAAAGGGCTATCGGTCATGCTTTGCTGAACCTGATTATAAAAAAGTATTTAGCGGCAATTTTAAAGCCTATTTAAAATGACGCAACTATAAATTTATTTATAATATTTTAATATCAAGTTGTTTTAGTCTGTCCTTAATTATATCAAGCCCAATTATCGCTAAATAAGCTATTAATTGTGCTGAATAGACTTGCTTTGTGATGTAAGGAGTGAATAATTGATCTATCGTTATTTTTCCAGGGTCATCAAATGCCGTTAGGTAGTTTCCGGTTTATCAAAACCATTATATTAAGTGGCTTATTAGCCAGCACCTTTTCATTTGCAAATGATGATAATCAGCAAAGAAATATTTTTCTTGAAGCTGAAAATCAAGTTTGGAACGCTAGTTCAGCCACATATCAAAACCTATATAAGCAATTGCATTATTATCCGCTACAACCTTATTTAGATCAGAAAAGGTTAATGACCAAAATGAAGCTGTCGTCAGCGACAGAGATCAGCGAATTCTTAACAAAATACGAAGGAACTCCGCTAGATTGGCCTTTAAGAAAGAAATGGTTAACCTATTTAGCTAAGCGTAAGCAGCCAGTACTTTTTCAAACATTTTTTAAACCCACCAGTAATGTCGAATTAACCTGCCAACATTATAGTTTTGAATTACAAACGGGTGTTGCGCCAACTAGAGTTTTACCTAAAGTAAGCGCTCTTTGGTTGGTGGGTAAGTCACAACCCAAAGTTTGTGATCCCATATTCAAAAAATGGCAACTAGCGGGATATCGTACTAATGACCTGATATGGCAACGCATTGTGTTAGCGGCCGATGGTGGTAAACATAGCCTTATTCCTTATCTAACAAAGCTATTACCGGAAAAAGAACAAGCTTTAGCTAAGGTATGGCATAAAGTTCGACGAGATCCTGCTTATATTGGTAAATTGTCTAGATTCAGTAATAAATCAGCACGTGAAGCTGAAATAGTGGCTTATGGTCTCAAGCGATTAATATGGCGATCGCCTGAAAAAGCGCTTGATACTTATGCATTAGCAAAAACTTTATTGCCATTTACTAAAGAACAAGAGCAACAAATTACCGTGAAGTTTGCGTTAGCGCTTGCCAGTAAAAATCATGCTGATGCTGCTAGTTGGCTAGTGCAGGTAGATGAAAAGTTATTTAGTAGTAATTTAACCCAGTGGTATATAACTGACGCGTTGCGCGACCAAAATTGGCAACATATAAAAGATAAACTATTAAAATTACCAACAACAGCGCAGCAGAGTTTACAGTGGCGTTATTGGTACAGTAGAAGTTTATTAGCTACTGATGATTTAGTGCAAGGAACTAAGCTCTTAAGCGAACTTGCACAAAGTCGACATTACTATGGTTTTTTAGCTGCTAGTTACTTAAATAAAGCGTCTAATTTTCAAAATATGCCACTTGTTGTTAGTGCAGAAGAAAAAGCGTTTGTGATTAAAAGCCCTGAAGCTAAACGAGCTTTTGAGTTGTTTGCGATAGGACGTTTTCATCATGCTCGCTTAGAGTGGAACTATTGGCTGTCTAAACTGAATCAGCGTGACAAGCTAGTTGCTTCAAAAGTGGCTAATGAAATGCAATGGTATGATCGTGCAATATTTACCTTAGCCAAAGTAGGCTACCTTAATGATGTTAATTTACGTTTTCCACTAGGTTTTGAAACTGAAATTAAACATTATGCTGATAATCAAAAGATTAATCCCGCTTGGGCGTTTGCTATAACAAGACGCGAAAGTTCGTTTATGTCTGATGCTAATTCTCCAGCAGGCGCTAAGGGCTTAATGCAAATTATGCCGGGTACAGCGAAACAATTGGCAAAAAGAAAGGTTTCAAATCAGTATTTATTTAAAGCAAAAAATAATATTAAATTAGGCACGAAATATTTACGAAATTTACTCGACAAACATGACGGTAATCAGGTGCTTGCGACCGCTGCATATAATGCAGGTCCTTATCGAGTTAAAAGTTGGCTAAAAGATGCAGAGCCATTACCAGCAGACGTTTGGATAGAAACAATACCGTTTAAAGAAACCCGAGAATACGTTAAAAGTGTGCTAGCTTATCAGCAAATATATCAACATAAAGTCGGGCAAAAAGGGTCTTTATTCGACCTGATTATCGCAATGAATATCAACGAATAGCATTTTAGCTAAGCATTATAATCTTGTGCTAAACACGGTATAATTAATATCAAAGAAATTTAGAGAGTTACCAGATGAATAAACTAGCAAGTCATTATCCAGCTCATGTTGCTGAGTTGCAAAAACGAACTAAAGCCGTATTAACAAGAGAAAATCTTGAAGGTTTAGTCATTCATTCTGGTCAAGAAATTAAGGCATTCTTAGACGACAACAGTTACCCATTTCGAGTGAACCCGCACTTTAAAGCTTGGTTACCTTTGGTTGACGTTGCTAACTGTTGGTTGATCGTTAACGGTTCAGAAAAACCTACCTTGATATATTACCAACCTGTTGATTTTTGGCATAAAGTTATTGGCTTAGCGGATAACTATTGGAATGAATTTTTCGATATAAAAATTCTAGCTAAAGCGAGTGAAGTTGATAAGTTATTACCTTACGATAAAAAATCATTTGCTTATATTGGTGCTCACATTGAAGTGGCAAAAGCGTTGGGATTTGAACATATTAATCCAGAGCCGCTAATTAACTACTTGCACTATCATCGCGCTTATAAAACCTCATACGAGCAAGAGTGTATGCGTCGTTCAAGTGCGATTGCGGTTAAAGGACATAAAGCAGCAAAAGCAGCATTTTTTGATGGCGCCTCTGAATACGATATTCAACATGCTTATTTAAAAGCAACACAACATGTAGAAAGTGAAACACCTTACGGTAATATCGTGGCGTTAAATGAAAACACTTCAATTTTGCATTACACCGCATTAGATCGTGGCGTACCACAAGCACACCGTTCTTTTTTACTTGATGCCGGTGCTAATTTTCATGGTTATGCTTCAGATATTACTCGCACGTATTCTTTTAAACGTGACCGCTTTGCTGAGCTAGTTGCCCGTATGGACAGCTTAATGTTAAGCGCCGTAGATGCTTTAAAGCCAGGCCTGAGTTATGTAGATCTGCATATTGCCACTTATCGTGAAATTGGTAAGGTGTTAAAAGAGTTTAACTATATTAATGTTGATGTAGATACTGCCGTAGAAACTGGCATTATTTCGACCTTTTTCCCGCATGGTTTAGGGCATCATTTAGGGTTACAAGTACATGATGTAGGTGGATTTATGGCAGACGAGCGTGGTACACATGTTAATACCCCAGAGCCTCATGCATTTTTACGTACATCTCGCGTAATAGAAAGTAATCAAGTATTTACGGTTGAACCCGGATTGTATTTTATTGATTCATTGCTTGCTGATTTAAAAGCCTCACCCCACGGAAAAATGATAAATTGGCAAGAAGTTGATGCTATGCGTCCATTCGGTGGTATCAGAATAGAAGATAATATTATTGTGCACCAATCGCATAATGAAAATATGACACGAGATTTTGACTTAAACTAAGACTATATACGTGTCTAAACCCTATCAAATAGCGGCTCAAGCAATTATTGATGAAACAATAGTTACCCGTAGTCGCTTTATTTGTTACCTTCAGCCTTGTGCAAGTAGTGCAGAAGCAAAAGCTTTTATTAAAAGCTTACAAACCATGCACCCACAAGCTAATCACCATTGTTATGCCTTTGTTGCTGGTCGTCCCGAAGATAGTCAGTTATATGGATTTTCAGATGACGGTGAGCCATCAGGTACTGCAGGTAAACCTATGCTAGCAATGCTTATGGGCAGTAATATTGGTGAAGTTTGTGCTGTTGTTGTGCGATATTTTGGTGGAACTAAGTTAGGACCAGGAGGGTTACAAAGAGCTTATGGTGGTAGCGTTAAGCAAGCACTGGCTATTTTACCAACAAAATTGAAAATTCCTATGGTACGTAAAACACTAGCGTGTCAATATACCCAAGTGAATGATGTACTCTATTTTATTGAACAAATTGGTGGTGAAATTATCCAGCAAGACTACAATGAAACCGTGGTTCTTACACTTGCAATACCAGATGAAAAAATTAAGCTTTTCCAGCAGCAATTACAAACAATGTCTGCAGGGCAGCTAACCCTACAACCCATAACCTAAAAGCAATAATAAACTACTGTGCAATTTAAAAATATCATCCGAATATTAGGTTTATTAGTCGCTTTACTAAGCGTAACTATGCTGCCGCCCGCTTTTATTTCTCTTGTTTATCGAGATGGTGGTGGTGTTTCTTTCTTAATGTCTTTTCTTTTTTGCCTAATAGCCGGACTTTTATTTTGGTATCCGTATCGAGCTGAAAAAAGTGACTTAAGGGCGCGTGAAGGCTTTTTAATTGTTGTCCTTTTTTGGACCGTTTTGGCAAGCTTTTCAGCTGTGCCCTTAATGTTATTAGATCAACCTAATCTTTCTGTTGCTGATGCCTTCTTTGAATCTTTTTCTGGTTTAACCACTACTGGTGCAACTATTTTAACGCAGATTGACGGCTTGCCACACGCCGTGCTTTGGTATCGCCAACAGCTACAATGGTTAGGTGGTATGGGTATAATCGTTTTAGCGGTAGCTATTTTACCTATGTTAGGTATTGGTGGTATGCAGCTATATCGAGCCGAAACTCCAGGCCCAGTTAAAGATTCAAAAATGACCCCGCGTATTGCAGACACAGCTAAGCATTTGTGGCTTATTTATGTATCACTTACCACGGCATGTGCTTTAAGTTATTGGGCTGCAGGAATGAGCTTATTTGATGCGGTATGTCACTCGTTTTCAACTATCGCCATTGGTGGCTTTTCAACTCATGATTTAAGCATGGGCTATTTTAATAGTCCATTGATCAACTTTATTTGTGTATTTTTCTTACTAGTTGCCGGCGTCAATTTTGCACTGCATTTTGCCGTTGTTAACAGTCGCTCACTGCGCAGTTATTTTTATGATTCAGAATTTAAAGCTTTTTTGAGTATCCAATTTACCTTAATTTTTATCTGTTTTATTGTCCTAACAAGTTTTAACGTTTATCAATCAGGTTTTGAAAACTTTGAGCAAGCGCTTTTTCATGCGGTTTCTATTAGTACTACTGCAGGTTTTTCAGGTACATCAGCTGGCGAAGCCACGTTTTCTAACTGGCCCACATTACTCCCCATTTTATTAATTTTCTCGAGCTTTATTGGTGGCTGTGCTGGTAGTACCGGTGGCGGTATGAAAGTCATCCGAGTGGTATTACTTTACTTACAAGGTATACGAGAATTAAATAAATTAGTTCATCCTAAGGCAGTCTTCACCATCAAACTCGGCAATAAAGCCTTACCTAATCGTGTTGTTGAAGCTATTTGGGGCTTCTTCTCTGCCTATGCAGCGGTATTTGTTATTTGTATGTTGTTGCTTTTAGCGGCGGGTATGGATGAATATTCAGCATTTACTGCGGTAGCCGCATGTTTGAATAATCTTGGTCCTGGGTTAGGGCAGGTAGCGGCTAACTTTGCTGACATTAATGATTTTAGTAAGTGGGTATTGGTTGTTGCTATGTTGTTTGGGCGCTTAGAGATATTTACTTTGCTGGTGTTATTCACACCAGCATTTTGGCGAACCTAATTCATATTATTTGAATGTTTACTAGATGTGTAAATTAGAAAAACGTTATTGCATCTAATTGAAATAACGCTTCAACGTCGCTTATATAACGTTTGTTAACTAAGAACAATACCACATGATCTTCTGCTTGAATTCTAGTATCTGAATGCGCAATAAATACTTCATCGTCACGTACAATTGCGCCAATGGTAGTCCCTGGTGGTAACTTAATTTGTTGAATAGTTTTACCAACCACCTTTGATGACCTTTCATCACCCTTGGCGACGATTTCGATCGCTTCAGCCGCACCACCACGTAAACTATATACATTATCGATATTACCACGACGAACATGGGTCAATAGTGCTGATATTGTTGCATGTTGGGGAGAAACTGCAATATCGATGTTACTACCGTGTACTAAGTCAATATAAGCGCTGCGCTGGATTAACACCATGGCTTTGCGTACACCTAAACGTTTCGCTAATAACGAAGACATTATATTAGCTTCGTCATCGTTGGTTACGGCAATAAACACATCAAACTGATCAATATGTTCTTCCATTAGCAGTTCTTGATCAGACGAGTCGCCGGTAAAAACCAGGGTATCGTTCAACTCAGACGCTAAATAAGCTGCACGTTTAGCTGAATGCTCAATTAATTTAACTTGGTGATTTTTTTCTAATAGGCGAGCTAACCCAGAGCCGATATTACCACCGCCGGCGATCATGATTTTTTTGTAGGGTGCCTCTAGCTTTTGTAGCTCATTCATTACGGCGCGAATATGTATTGAGGCAGCAATAAAGAATACTTCATCGTCAGCTTCAATTACGGTAGTCCCTAATGGACGAATAGGCTTACCATTTCGATAAATGGCTGCAACCCGGGTATCAATATTCGGAATATGCTCACGCAAGGTGGAAAGGGCATGTCCTACTAATAAACCGCCGTAATAAGCTTTAACGGCAACCAAGCTAACTTTACCTTGAGCAAACTCTAATACTTGCAATGCGCCTGGGTAATCAATTAACCGAGCAATATCGCGCGTTACTAGCTGCTCTGGCGCAATAACATGGTCAACAGGAATATTTTTATTTTGAAATAGTTCATCTTGATACTTAAGGATTTTACTTGAACGAATACGTGCAATTTTATTGGCGGTATTAAATAGGGAATAACAAATTTGACAAGCAATCATGTTAATCGCGTCGTCGTTGGTTACGGCGACAACTAACTCAGCATCTTCAGCGCCAGCTTGCTTGAGTACATCAGGGTGAGAACCATGACCAACCACAACGCGCAAATCCATTTTGTCTTGTAATTCACGCAAGGTTTCGCTGTTGGTGTCGATTAACGTAATGTCGTTTTTTTCACCGACAAGGTTTTCCGCTAATGTGCCACCAACTTGTCCAGCACCAATAATTATAATTTTCATTTAAGATTGCTTTTATTGTTGTGTTTTAACTAATTTAGCGTAGTAAAAACCATCCATTGAATTTTCGCTGGTCAGTATTTGCCAGCCAATATCGTCGGTGTTTTGGGTAATTGATATATGTTTTGCATCAGGATTTTCATCAACAAAACGTTGAACTTGCTGACTATTCTCTTCAGGCAATACACTACATGTTGCATATAGCAAAGTACCACCGGGTTTCAGCAAAGACCATACATTTTTTAATATATCTTGCTGTAAGTCAGTTAATACATCGATGTCTTGGCTTTTACGCAACCACTTTATATCAGGGTGACGTCGAATGACACCTGTGCCAGAACAAGGGGCATCTAATAAAATTCGGTCAAATAATTGTCCATCCCACCATTTTTCAGGTGTTGCTGCATCGCCGGCAATAACATTTGCTTGCAGATTAAGGCGCTCAAGATTCTCATGCACTCGCAGTAAACGAGTTGCTTCAATATCTAAGGCAGTCATGGCTTTAATTTTTGGACTATATTCGAGAATATGGCAAGTTTTACCACCGGGTGCTGCACAGCAATCGAGTACGTTATCATCAGGTTGGCAATCAAGTAGAATTGCAGCTTGTTGTGCGGCTCCATCTTGAATTGATACCCAACCGAGTTGAAATCCAGGAAGCTTGTTTACGTCAACAGCTTCAATTAAGCGAATGGCAGATGAAGTTTTATCAATATAGGCAAATTCAATGCCGGCTGCTGCTAATAGGGTTAAATATTGCTCAAGACTATGGTGAAGCGAATTTACTCGCAACCACATTGGTGGTCTTTCCATATTCGCGATGAGAATAGCTTGCCAACTGTCAGGGTAGCTAGTTTGTAATTTTTTAATAAACCAAGACGGATGATTATATGCGATAGCGGCAGGTAGCTTAGTATTATCAGGCTGAGTATTACTTTCAACCAATTGAGCTTGCTGGCGTTGAAAGTTTCTTAATATACCATTAATAACACCTTTCAAATGTTCACACTTTAAAGGCTTGCAGGCAGAAACTGTTTCGTTAAAAGCGGCGTGATCTGGAATACGGGTATATTTTATCTGATAAATGCCAACCAATAATAAGAAATGCCCCACACGCTGTTTGCCAGTTAATGGCTTTTTAATAAAGTCACGTACATCATGTTCAAGTTCTGGTAAGTACCTTAAAACGCCATAACAAAGTTCTTGTAGTAGCCCTTTATCTTTTAGGTCTATTTTTGCAATTTGTTGTGGTAGTTCATCTGACAAGCTACGACCTTTATCAACAACAGCAAAGGTGCAACGGGCAGCGAGGGCTCTAAGATTAGCGGCCATAATTAAGTTAACCCTTGTTGAGGTGACGTGGAACCATTGATTAATTGGCCTTTGGCAAACCACAGGGCTTTACCATTAAGTATATCGGCTACGGCTAATGCTTTTTTGCCCGGCAGTTGTAATGTTTCGAGCCTAAGCGCATTGGTCGTTGTGGCAACGACAATGCCTTGTTTATCGCAGCTAATAATCGTTCCAGGTGTTTGTTTGTGATCAAGCGTTATAACACTGGCTTGTAATACACGAATACGATGTTCATTATCGTTTTCGTGAAAAGTAAACTGAGCGACAGGCCATGGAATATATGCCCTTATTGTACGATCAAGTACTGCAGCAGGTTGTTGCCAGTTTATCTCAGCGTCTGCTTTATCAAGCTTGGCGGCATGGGTAGCTTGGGTATTATCTTGAGGCTGGCGTTTATACTGACCTGAAGCCATAAGCGTTAATGTTTCTAATAAAGCTGTTGGACCAAGCGCTGCTAATTTGCTGTATAAACTTGCGCTAGTGTCAGTTGATGTAATGTCGCAGGTAGCGGTTAAGATCATATCACCAGTATCTAGGCCTTTATCCATTTGCATTATGGTAACGCCCGTTTGTGGATCGCCAGCTTCTAAAGCACGTTGAATGGGCGCTGCACCACGCCATTTTGGTAGAATAGAGCCGTGAACATTAATACAACCTAATCTTGGTGTTTCTAAAATTACTGTTGGCAGCAGTAAACCATAAGCCACCACAACCATAACATCTGCTTGGTAACTGGTTAGGGTTAGTTGTGACTCTAAAGATTTAAAGTTTTCAGGCTGCTGAACAGGGATATTATTTTCTAACGCTAATAACTTAGTGGCACAAGCCGTGAGCTTTTTACCACGCCCGGCAGGTTTGTCAGGAGGGCAATAAACCGCAACAACATTGTGTTGTGATTGCAAAAGTGCTGCGAGGTGTTGCGCAGCAAAATCTGGTGTGCCAGCAAAAATAATATTTAATGGTTGTGTTAAGTCGTTGGACAAAGGTATTTCCAAAATGCAATTGAATTAAATTGTTCTACGTTTGAAAAAGATTAAGCGTTTGCTTTATCTATGCGTGCTTCTTTTTCTAGTTTTTTCTTAATACGTTGGCGTTTTAGTGGCGATAAGTAGTCAACAAATAAAATACCATCAAGATGATCGAGTTCATGTTGAATACAAATAGCTAATAGTTCTTCTCCGTCTAAGGAAAATTCTTTGCCATTTTCATCGAGCGCGGTTACGGTCACGGCAACACTTCGGTCAACTTTTGCATAACAGCCAGGTACAGATAAACAGCCTTCTTCATTAATAAGCGTATCGTCACTTTTACGTGTGATAATAGGATTTATTAAGACATAAGGATGTTCTTTGTTTTCAGAAACGTCCATAACGACAATTCGTTGGTGTATATCAACTTGAGTTGCTGCCAAACCGACACCATTTTCATCGTACATGGTTTCAAACATGTTGCTGATAATAGTGCGAATTTCATCATTAACTTCAGTTACAGGTTGTGCTTTGGTTCTTAATCTCTCATCAGGAAATCGTAATACAGGTAAAATAGCCATAATTTATCAAAAGAGTTCGCGAAATATCGCATAGAGTGTTATGTTTCAATTTTAGCCATTAATTATAATTAATCATAGTGGTTTAGGATAAAACCTATAATAATAGGCAGATTAACATGCTAATAAGAATATTTTCGTTGATACTTGGCTTAACTTTGTCATTATCTTTACTGGCTGATGAGTTAACAATTAAGTCAGATGCCCCTAAATCTTATGTCGTTAAGAAAGGGGATACCTTATGGGAAATATCCGGTATATTTCTCAATCAACCTTGGTTGTGGCCTAAATTATGGCGCCTTAACCCAGAAATCAATAATCCCCATTTAATTTATCCTGGTGATGAATTACGCCTAGTTTTTGACGAACAAGGCCAACCTATGTTGGTTAAAGGTAAACCTGAACTTAAATGGTCGCCTAAAATTCGTAAACAATTAAAAGATCAAAACCCAGTGAGTACGTTACCGTTGCACGCTATTGCACCTTATATTCGCTACGACAGTGTAAAAAGTGCAGCTGAATTAGAAGGACTTCCTCGCATTATTGGTAGTGATGAAGGCTACAAATCTAGTATCGACGGTTTGAAAGTTTATATTAATAGTGACCTGACCATAGGTCAAAGCTATGGCGTATATCATAAAGGTGATGCCATTGTTGACCCTAAAACCAATGAAAACCTTGGATATAACATTAGACTTGTTGGCACCGGTAAAGCAACACACACTGGTGATATGAGTAAAATGCAACCTAGTACCATTTATATTGATGGTGCAAAACGTGAAATTCGTTCTGGTGCTTTTGTTATCCCAGTAAATGAAGGTCAACAATATCCTTCTATTTTCACTATGCGTGCAGCATCACAAACCTTAGAAGGGCTTATTGTAAGCTCTGTTGCTAAGTTACGTGAATTTGCAAAATTTGATGTCGTAATGATTAATAAAGGCAGTAGCCAAGACATGCAAGTTGGTGATGTGCTTACTGTGAAGCGTAAAAGTCCTGCAGTAGTTGAAACAGATAGTGGTCCACAATACACTAAAGATACTTCACGCTGGAACAAGTTAGCCAGCGACAATTTGTCAGATTACGATATGCCTGCAGAATCTATTGGGCAAGTTATGGTATTTAGAGTTTATGATAAGGTCAGTATGGCGCTAATCTTAAACTCTGAAAAACCACTTCGTGTGCTTGATGGAGTTGCCGCGCCGTAACCTTTGAGTTAGCCACTCTTAAGGAGAAGCAAGTGGCAAATAATATTAATAGCAGTGAAGCATTAACATCAACACATTACTGGCTAGCCGTGAAAGCAATTCCACGGTTAGCCAGCCATAAAAAAATTGCCTTAGTTGAAAAATATGGTCTAACGGCTTTGTTTTCAGTATCGACTGATTTAACTAAGTCAGGTTTAACCAGTAATCAGCAACTCGCTATATCATCACCTGATTGGCAAACATTCTCAAAAATAATCACTGATTCACATCAATGCCAAAGTCAAATTGTGACCTTTGACTCACCCGCATATCCTCTATTATTAAAAGAAATTTACGATCCTCCCATCGTGTTTTTTATTCGTGGCAATATTGATTTATTGTCATTGCCTAAAATGGCTATTGTGGGCAGTCGCAATGCAACCGTGTCAGGCCGTGAAATAGCCTACAAATTAGCAGGAGAGTTATCTGAACAGTTTGTTGTAACCAGTGGTATGGCTTTAGGTATAGACGCACAGGCACATTTAGGCGCATTGAATAATAAAGGTTTTACTATTGCCGTTGTAGCGACCGGTTTAGATATAACGTATCCGGCTCGACATAAAGTTTTACAAAAAAACATTATTGAAAATAATGGTCTAATTATTAGTGAATTCCCCCCTGGTGTAGCGCCAAAGGCAGGGCACTTTCCAAAACGAAACCGTTTAATTAGCGGTTTAAGTTTGGGGGTTGTTGTGGTTGAGGCGTCACTAAAAAGTGGCTCTTTAATCTCAGCGCGTTGTGCATTAGAGCAAGGTAGAGAAGTATTTGCCGTACCCAGTTCAATTTATAATATACAAGCCAAAGGCTGTCATTGGTTAATTAAACAAGGTGCTAAACTTGTAGAGGACATTGCCGATATAGTAGAAGAGTTTGATGATATTGAATCAGAAGATTTAAACTTAAGTAGAAACAAAGAGAAAGATAATCCGACAGAAAAAATAGAAGAACAAGACTTGTGTAACGATTCAATGTTAGCTAGTGTGGGATATGAAATTACACCTGTAGATTTGGTGGTTTCACGATGTAAACTACCTATCGATGTAGTGCTAACACGTTTAACAGTGCTTGAACTTAGGGGACTGGTATCTGCTGTACCAGGGGGTTACCTTAAATTAAATAGGGGCTAGTTATGTTTGATATCTTGATGTACCTTTTTGAAAATTATATTCATAGTGAAGC
The Colwellia sp. Arc7-D genome window above contains:
- the pepQ gene encoding Xaa-Pro dipeptidase; the encoded protein is MNKLASHYPAHVAELQKRTKAVLTRENLEGLVIHSGQEIKAFLDDNSYPFRVNPHFKAWLPLVDVANCWLIVNGSEKPTLIYYQPVDFWHKVIGLADNYWNEFFDIKILAKASEVDKLLPYDKKSFAYIGAHIEVAKALGFEHINPEPLINYLHYHRAYKTSYEQECMRRSSAIAVKGHKAAKAAFFDGASEYDIQHAYLKATQHVESETPYGNIVALNENTSILHYTALDRGVPQAHRSFLLDAGANFHGYASDITRTYSFKRDRFAELVARMDSLMLSAVDALKPGLSYVDLHIATYREIGKVLKEFNYINVDVDTAVETGIISTFFPHGLGHHLGLQVHDVGGFMADERGTHVNTPEPHAFLRTSRVIESNQVFTVEPGLYFIDSLLADLKASPHGKMINWQEVDAMRPFGGIRIEDNIIVHQSHNENMTRDFDLN
- the tusA gene encoding sulfurtransferase TusA, whose product is MTDSPFSNTDQQLDAIGLRCPEPVMMLRLTIRKMANGETLLVSADDPSTARDIPSFCRFMEHELIEQQIKEMPFQYVIKKGLG
- the trkA gene encoding Trk system potassium transporter TrkA, whose translation is MKIIIIGAGQVGGTLAENLVGEKNDITLIDTNSETLRELQDKMDLRVVVGHGSHPDVLKQAGAEDAELVVAVTNDDAINMIACQICYSLFNTANKIARIRSSKILKYQDELFQNKNIPVDHVIAPEQLVTRDIARLIDYPGALQVLEFAQGKVSLVAVKAYYGGLLVGHALSTLREHIPNIDTRVAAIYRNGKPIRPLGTTVIEADDEVFFIAASIHIRAVMNELQKLEAPYKKIMIAGGGNIGSGLARLLEKNHQVKLIEHSAKRAAYLASELNDTLVFTGDSSDQELLMEEHIDQFDVFIAVTNDDEANIMSSLLAKRLGVRKAMVLIQRSAYIDLVHGSNIDIAVSPQHATISALLTHVRRGNIDNVYSLRGGAAEAIEIVAKGDERSSKVVGKTIQQIKLPPGTTIGAIVRDDEVFIAHSDTRIQAEDHVVLFLVNKRYISDVEALFQLDAITFF
- a CDS encoding YigZ family protein — encoded protein: MSKPYQIAAQAIIDETIVTRSRFICYLQPCASSAEAKAFIKSLQTMHPQANHHCYAFVAGRPEDSQLYGFSDDGEPSGTAGKPMLAMLMGSNIGEVCAVVVRYFGGTKLGPGGLQRAYGGSVKQALAILPTKLKIPMVRKTLACQYTQVNDVLYFIEQIGGEIIQQDYNETVVLTLAIPDEKIKLFQQQLQTMSAGQLTLQPIT
- a CDS encoding TrkH family potassium uptake protein translates to MQFKNIIRILGLLVALLSVTMLPPAFISLVYRDGGGVSFLMSFLFCLIAGLLFWYPYRAEKSDLRAREGFLIVVLFWTVLASFSAVPLMLLDQPNLSVADAFFESFSGLTTTGATILTQIDGLPHAVLWYRQQLQWLGGMGIIVLAVAILPMLGIGGMQLYRAETPGPVKDSKMTPRIADTAKHLWLIYVSLTTACALSYWAAGMSLFDAVCHSFSTIAIGGFSTHDLSMGYFNSPLINFICVFFLLVAGVNFALHFAVVNSRSLRSYFYDSEFKAFLSIQFTLIFICFIVLTSFNVYQSGFENFEQALFHAVSISTTAGFSGTSAGEATFSNWPTLLPILLIFSSFIGGCAGSTGGGMKVIRVVLLYLQGIRELNKLVHPKAVFTIKLGNKALPNRVVEAIWGFFSAYAAVFVICMLLLLAAGMDEYSAFTAVAACLNNLGPGLGQVAANFADINDFSKWVLVVAMLFGRLEIFTLLVLFTPAFWRT
- a CDS encoding transglycosylase SLT domain-containing protein, whose protein sequence is MPLGSFRFIKTIILSGLLASTFSFANDDNQQRNIFLEAENQVWNASSATYQNLYKQLHYYPLQPYLDQKRLMTKMKLSSATEISEFLTKYEGTPLDWPLRKKWLTYLAKRKQPVLFQTFFKPTSNVELTCQHYSFELQTGVAPTRVLPKVSALWLVGKSQPKVCDPIFKKWQLAGYRTNDLIWQRIVLAADGGKHSLIPYLTKLLPEKEQALAKVWHKVRRDPAYIGKLSRFSNKSAREAEIVAYGLKRLIWRSPEKALDTYALAKTLLPFTKEQEQQITVKFALALASKNHADAASWLVQVDEKLFSSNLTQWYITDALRDQNWQHIKDKLLKLPTTAQQSLQWRYWYSRSLLATDDLVQGTKLLSELAQSRHYYGFLAASYLNKASNFQNMPLVVSAEEKAFVIKSPEAKRAFELFAIGRFHHARLEWNYWLSKLNQRDKLVASKVANEMQWYDRAIFTLAKVGYLNDVNLRFPLGFETEIKHYADNQKINPAWAFAITRRESSFMSDANSPAGAKGLMQIMPGTAKQLAKRKVSNQYLFKAKNNIKLGTKYLRNLLDKHDGNQVLATAAYNAGPYRVKSWLKDAEPLPADVWIETIPFKETREYVKSVLAYQQIYQHKVGQKGSLFDLIIAMNINE